From the bacterium genome, one window contains:
- a CDS encoding response regulator transcription factor, which produces MKDLSSIRLFIAVEHPLIRRGLAGFCAETPDVRVVGEAADGESALQAIAATKPDVVVVHAELPLGDGPELIAVLRDREPQLRSIILVPLRNRGLMRRAMASQADAFLLTTDIPQHVIRTVRDVTENQRFVCPLLAACSATVLNGEIPASVRAVLEEEQLALFKMIVEHKNGTKIARSMGIENGEVAQLRIALCERLHRNPLREEKGFAVPRDIPVIQSTSDYRTGD; this is translated from the coding sequence GTGAAGGATCTTTCCAGCATACGACTCTTTATCGCGGTGGAACATCCGCTGATACGCCGCGGATTGGCGGGCTTCTGCGCGGAAACGCCGGACGTGCGTGTCGTCGGTGAGGCGGCGGATGGTGAGAGTGCGCTGCAGGCGATTGCGGCGACAAAGCCGGATGTGGTGGTGGTGCATGCGGAACTGCCGCTCGGGGATGGACCCGAACTCATCGCAGTGCTTCGTGATCGAGAACCGCAGCTGCGCAGTATCATTCTCGTTCCGCTGAGGAATCGCGGCCTCATGCGGCGTGCGATGGCCAGTCAGGCAGACGCCTTTCTGTTGACGACCGACATTCCTCAGCACGTCATTCGCACCGTGCGCGACGTAACGGAAAACCAGCGCTTCGTCTGTCCCCTCCTGGCTGCGTGCAGCGCAACAGTGCTCAACGGGGAAATCCCTGCCAGCGTGAGAGCGGTACTCGAGGAGGAACAACTGGCACTTTTCAAAATGATCGTCGAGCATAAAAACGGCACAAAAATCGCAAGGTCGATGGGGATTGAGAACGGAGAGGTTGCACAACTTCGCATCGCGCTCTGTGAGCGGCTGCATCGTAATCCGTTGCGGGAGGAGAAAGGGTTTGCAGTACCTCGCGACATCCCGGTCATCCAAAGTACAAGTGATTACCGCACAGGCGACTGA
- a CDS encoding cytochrome c family protein, with translation MAQIFPEWTNKLPGRIILSGGVLVILVVVGIWYYWSPWYTDVGYQPLQPIPYSHKFHVGELGMDCRYCHTGVEVSPVAMVPPTQTCMNCHAMVKTDSPKLAPLRESWEKGTPLRWVRIHKVPDYAYFDHSAHVSVGVGCESCHGNIAEMEEVRQEKPLSMGWCLECHRNPDPHLRPVEDITVMGWTPPEDQAQRAAEIKTALNINPPETCSGCHR, from the coding sequence TTGGCGCAAATATTTCCAGAGTGGACCAACAAGTTGCCCGGGAGAATCATACTTTCCGGTGGCGTACTCGTGATTCTTGTCGTCGTTGGGATCTGGTACTACTGGTCGCCGTGGTATACGGACGTAGGGTATCAGCCCCTTCAGCCCATTCCCTACAGCCACAAGTTTCATGTGGGCGAACTGGGGATGGACTGCCGCTACTGCCATACCGGCGTCGAGGTCTCTCCGGTGGCCATGGTGCCGCCGACGCAGACATGCATGAACTGCCACGCCATGGTCAAGACCGACAGCCCGAAGCTCGCGCCGCTGCGCGAAAGCTGGGAAAAAGGCACTCCGCTGCGCTGGGTGCGCATCCACAAGGTGCCTGATTACGCGTATTTCGATCACAGTGCGCATGTGAGCGTCGGCGTAGGCTGCGAAAGCTGCCACGGAAACATTGCGGAAATGGAAGAAGTGCGGCAGGAGAAGCCGCTGAGCATGGGCTGGTGCCTCGAATGTCACCGCAATCCTGATCCGCACCTTCGTCCCGTTGAAGACATTACTGTCATGGGATGGACTCCGCCGGAAGACCAGGCACAGCGTGCCGCTGAAATCAAGACTGCCCTCAATATTAATCCCCCGGAAACCTGTTCGGGGTGCCACCGATGA
- a CDS encoding RNA-binding protein, which yields MNLYVGNLSYQMTDDDLRAAFEAYGEVSSAKIIRDRETGRSKGFGFVEMPTDSEAEEAIKQLDNAEVSGRNLKVNQARPRTENTRRPSF from the coding sequence ATGAATCTCTATGTTGGCAATCTGAGTTATCAGATGACGGACGACGATCTTCGCGCCGCTTTTGAAGCGTACGGTGAAGTGAGCAGCGCAAAGATTATCCGCGACAGGGAAACCGGTCGCTCCAAGGGTTTTGGATTTGTGGAGATGCCCACGGATTCGGAAGCTGAAGAAGCAATCAAGCAGCTTGACAACGCTGAAGTTTCCGGCCGCAATCTGAAGGTCAATCAGGCACGTCCGCGCACTGAGAACACCCGCCGACCCAGCTTCTAA